The following DNA comes from Verrucomicrobiales bacterium.
CTTATCTGGTCATCTGAACCGGGCGAGGACTATTGACGTGAAGACTGATTCCCTCGAATGGGTGTCTATAGTGACAGGACCCTATAGAAAAATCATAAACGACCTCGATCCGAACGGCCAGATTCGTTCCGATCTCGGACCTGGCGAACACTTAGTTCTGACCAGAGCATTGAGAGTCAAAGGAATGAGCGCCGAACTCGAGTTCTCTAAAGATGCAGCAGTCGAGGTCAAAGCCACCCTTCCTCAGAATATCGGAGGCCTCGCAGGCACTGGTGTGAACCTCGCTGCCGAATGGCAAAGTGACACCAAGCTAAAGCTCACCTCAACCACTGATTTTTTCATCGCAGGCGAGTTGCATCGCTATCGGTTTGGTGGGTTGGCTTCTGTTCCAAAGTTATTGGGTGAAAAAGTAGAGGATGCTGACAAACTGCATGTCGTTCTGAAATAGAAATCATCGGGGAGAGTCACGGTGAGTATTAAGCTAAAAAGGACTCAGAACTAAAATGGCTCGATTGTTCCAGAACGCTGCCCCTCAACTGTAAATCCAGTCAAATGACCGACTGTTGATCAAATCTTAGCTCACCCATGTCCCCGTTAATGGCTCGGAGGAATTCCGCCGCTTGATAGTGGGCTAACCCTCGAGGCTATTTCTCGAACTTCTCGAAATGCATCCACCGTGGATGCAGGATCACGATCATCTCGCGTGATCGCCATCGGATGCTGGTCGGGCCAGAGTATTCCCATAACAACTGTCAGTAAAACTGTCAGTAGAAGTGCCCGCGCGAGTAGGTTCGGTGCAGCCCCTGAGCAACTGCGGAGTAAGCTTGATTTCGTTGAAATGGGAGCTACTTTTGTTCTCGTAAGTGTTTGGACAACAGAGGAAGCCGCGTTCGAGCCCTACCTCTGGAGCCATTCGACTCGGCCTCCGAGGCTTCGCTCATGGCGGGACCAGGGGCCGAGTCGAATGGCCCTGAGCGAGTCCGCGAGTCGAAGCTTCAGCCTTTAGCCGGTCGAAGGGGGACATTCCCGAGACAGAGAGAGAGGAGAAAATCACCATTTCCTGGCACGTCTACCTGCTTCGTTTGGAGAACGGCTGCATCTACGTGGGCTCCACACACCATCTGGAACGCCGTCTTCAAGAACATCGTTCAGGTTGCGGATGCAACACCACTTCCACTTCAGCTACGATCGAACTGATCTGCTCGGAAACCTTCCCAGACCAAGCATCCGCTTTAGCTCGTGAGCGCCAGCTCAAAGGCTGGAGCCGCGTTAAGAAACTAGCACTGGTTAACCACAAGCTGGAGGACCTCTATCGTTCGCGAGATCTCGGCAGAGGCGCTAGGCGCTTTGATCGCGCCCTAGGCGAGTCCTTCCGTCTATTCATTCAGGGCAGAGCCCCAATCTACAGGCTCAGCCGGGCTCTCCCGACTGGAGTTCGTAAATCATACGCCAA
Coding sequences within:
- a CDS encoding GIY-YIG nuclease family protein, with the translated sequence MENGCIYVGSTHHLERRLQEHRSGCGCNTTSTSATIELICSETFPDQASALARERQLKGWSRVKKLALVNHKLEDLYRSRDLGRGARRFDRALGESFRLFIQGRAPIYRLSRALPTGVRKSYAKSDPFPRAQSPEPESSHRRRDWVPSAKALSPQLSPSLRVLGTNAGVR